Proteins encoded in a region of the Haloarcula sp. CBA1129 genome:
- a CDS encoding CBS domain-containing protein, producing the protein MDDVFVGRIMSSPVTTVAADANAKAVAKRMLDENISSVVVVDDGGGVLGILTSTDFVEIAAEGGDTTGLDVSEFMTTDLVTVTANDPVEVAADLMLDHSVHHLPVVDETEGVVGMLTTTDMTAYVSGIEQSSAPVLG; encoded by the coding sequence ATGGACGACGTGTTTGTCGGACGAATTATGTCATCGCCTGTCACCACTGTTGCCGCCGATGCGAACGCGAAAGCGGTCGCCAAGCGGATGCTTGACGAGAACATCAGTTCTGTTGTTGTCGTCGATGATGGCGGAGGGGTGTTGGGGATTCTCACCTCCACGGATTTCGTCGAGATCGCCGCAGAGGGTGGCGACACGACAGGGCTAGACGTGTCTGAGTTTATGACGACGGATCTGGTCACAGTAACGGCAAACGACCCTGTTGAGGTGGCCGCAGACCTGATGCTGGACCACAGCGTCCATCACCTCCCTGTCGTCGATGAGACGGAAGGAGTGGTCGGAATGTTAACGACAACTGACATGACGGCCTACGTTTCGGGTATCGAGCAGTCATCTGCGCCCGTACTCGGCTGA
- the proS gene encoding proline--tRNA ligase, which yields MSGEQELGITESKEHSPGEWYAEVVQKAGLADYAPMGGFIVTRPRGYAIWERIQNNLDGWFKDTGVQNAYFPLFIPESYLEKEKDVVEGFDPEVAWVTHGGHDELEERLAVRPTSESIIAPFMAQWTRSHRDLPMRLNQWCSVVRWEATETKPFFRTKEFLWQEGHTAHADEDGAWEETMTRLDQYARLYEEVMAMPPLKGRKPPHDKFPGAHTTTTIETLMPDGKSVQAATSHYLGTSFGEAFDITYADADEEENTAHTTSWGLSWRAMGALIMTHSDDQGLVLPPALAPDQVVVVPIWQEDNQEEVVDYAADLAAELDEAGVRVELDDREHRNPGFKYNEHELHGVPLRVEIGPHEVEDGEATLVHRPDGETETVDRDGIADTVTDHLDTVHAKLYADAEETLEGEIREAESREEILGTIGQHGGYVKCGWCGDEDCEEPIKDAIAAEIVMVPLDRDEEPIHDDCAICGEDAEETAYFAKSY from the coding sequence ATGAGTGGCGAGCAGGAACTCGGCATTACCGAGAGCAAGGAGCATTCACCCGGCGAGTGGTACGCCGAGGTCGTTCAGAAGGCCGGCCTCGCGGACTACGCCCCCATGGGCGGGTTCATCGTTACGCGTCCGCGTGGTTACGCCATCTGGGAGCGTATCCAGAACAACCTCGACGGCTGGTTCAAGGACACCGGCGTCCAGAACGCCTACTTCCCGCTGTTTATCCCTGAGAGCTATCTGGAGAAGGAGAAAGACGTCGTCGAGGGGTTCGATCCCGAAGTCGCGTGGGTGACCCACGGCGGCCACGACGAACTCGAAGAGCGCCTCGCCGTCCGGCCTACTAGCGAGTCCATCATCGCGCCGTTCATGGCCCAGTGGACCCGCTCGCACCGGGATCTCCCGATGCGATTGAACCAGTGGTGTTCGGTCGTCCGGTGGGAGGCCACCGAGACGAAGCCGTTCTTCCGCACGAAGGAGTTCCTCTGGCAGGAGGGTCACACTGCCCACGCCGACGAAGACGGCGCGTGGGAGGAGACGATGACTCGACTGGATCAGTACGCCCGCCTCTACGAGGAGGTTATGGCGATGCCGCCGCTGAAGGGCCGCAAGCCGCCCCACGACAAGTTCCCCGGGGCGCACACGACGACAACCATCGAGACGCTAATGCCTGATGGCAAGTCCGTGCAGGCCGCTACATCACACTACCTCGGGACCTCGTTCGGCGAGGCGTTCGACATCACATACGCCGACGCCGACGAGGAAGAGAACACCGCCCACACGACATCTTGGGGGCTGTCTTGGCGCGCGATGGGTGCGCTCATCATGACCCACTCCGACGATCAGGGGCTCGTCCTCCCGCCCGCACTCGCGCCCGATCAGGTCGTCGTCGTCCCTATCTGGCAGGAGGACAATCAGGAGGAAGTCGTCGACTACGCCGCCGACCTCGCTGCCGAACTCGACGAGGCCGGCGTCCGCGTCGAACTGGACGACCGCGAACACCGCAATCCCGGCTTCAAGTACAACGAACACGAACTCCACGGCGTGCCGCTCCGGGTCGAAATCGGCCCCCACGAGGTCGAGGACGGCGAGGCGACGCTCGTCCACCGCCCCGACGGCGAGACCGAGACGGTCGACCGCGACGGCATCGCTGACACTGTCACCGACCACCTCGACACCGTCCACGCAAAGCTGTACGCCGACGCCGAGGAGACGCTGGAGGGCGAGATCCGCGAGGCGGAGTCCCGCGAGGAGATTCTGGGAACCATCGGCCAGCACGGCGGCTACGTGAAATGTGGCTGGTGTGGTGACGAGGACTGTGAAGAGCCGATCAAGGACGCTATCGCCGCGGAGATCGTGATGGTTCCGCTGGACCGCGACGAGGAGCCGATCCACGACGACTGCGCCATCTGTGGTGAGGATGCCGAGGAAACGGCGTACTTCGCGAAGAGTTACTGA
- a CDS encoding S-adenosyl-l-methionine hydroxide adenosyltransferase family protein has translation MSTFVHLIADYGPADPAFSEVVHRLTAADPTITVQSTEIKPFSTVATGFWIAQLGLHNPPFDDLLIYSNTAPRTTESTPERADSGGPLCYLELDNGVPVIAVDAGYNLSFIADHATTFREIELPADTGQFRSRDVFPRRVAEIANGNRSSLGAERSLDDVPAPPESVVCHVDGYGNVKTSIRHSAFTPGSDTVTVELNGESREVVVRNAVSDVPEGALAIVPGSAGGGDPYQELFLRGGSAAAAFGDPVPGDELTVLA, from the coding sequence ATGAGCACGTTCGTTCATCTCATCGCGGATTACGGCCCGGCCGACCCGGCCTTTTCAGAGGTCGTCCACCGTCTCACTGCCGCCGACCCGACGATAACCGTCCAATCGACCGAAATAAAGCCGTTCTCGACGGTTGCCACTGGATTCTGGATCGCTCAGCTCGGCCTCCACAATCCCCCGTTCGACGACCTGCTGATCTACTCGAACACAGCGCCACGAACCACGGAGTCGACGCCGGAGCGGGCCGACAGCGGCGGTCCGCTGTGTTATCTCGAACTGGACAACGGCGTCCCCGTCATCGCCGTCGACGCCGGCTACAACCTCTCGTTTATCGCCGACCATGCCACGACCTTCCGCGAGATCGAACTCCCGGCGGACACCGGCCAGTTCCGCTCACGGGACGTATTCCCGCGGCGAGTCGCCGAAATCGCGAACGGAAACCGCTCCTCGCTCGGTGCGGAGCGGTCACTCGATGACGTGCCGGCCCCGCCCGAGTCCGTGGTCTGTCACGTCGACGGCTACGGGAACGTCAAAACCTCGATCCGCCACTCGGCGTTCACACCGGGGAGTGACACGGTCACTGTCGAACTCAACGGCGAGTCTCGGGAGGTCGTTGTCAGAAACGCCGTGTCAGACGTTCCGGAGGGTGCTCTCGCCATCGTTCCCGGCTCGGCAGGCGGTGGGGACCCCTATCAGGAGCTATTCTTGCGCGGCGGGTCCGCAGCGGCGGCCTTCGGAGACCCTGTGCCGGGGGACGAACTGACGGTTCTGGCCTGA
- a CDS encoding winged helix-turn-helix transcriptional regulator: MSDTRARIHRHIESNPGVHFRELTRALDLATGQVQYHLARLDRVHSESVNGRTHYYPASFGLWERHAIAFLRRETARDILVTLIECETARPSEVSDHLDIARSTLEHHLSGLVEYDIVEKRRDSGRVTLALCRPELTVELLTAVDPTASERLSDRFARLLDRLFESG, translated from the coding sequence ATGAGCGACACCAGAGCCCGAATCCACCGGCATATCGAGTCGAACCCTGGTGTTCACTTCCGAGAACTAACGCGGGCACTGGACCTCGCAACGGGACAGGTCCAGTACCATCTGGCCCGGCTTGACCGCGTTCACAGCGAGTCAGTCAACGGGCGCACGCACTACTACCCGGCGTCATTTGGTCTCTGGGAGCGCCACGCCATCGCCTTCCTCCGGCGGGAGACGGCAAGAGACATTCTCGTGACGCTCATAGAGTGCGAGACCGCTCGCCCCAGCGAGGTGTCCGACCACCTCGATATCGCCCGGAGCACGCTCGAACACCACCTCAGCGGCCTAGTCGAATACGATATCGTCGAAAAGCGCCGAGACAGTGGCCGGGTGACGCTGGCGCTCTGCCGGCCGGAGTTGACTGTCGAACTGCTCACAGCGGTCGACCCCACGGCCTCCGAGCGCCTGTCGGATCGCTTCGCCCGGTTACTTGACCGTCTCTTCGAGAGCGGCTAG
- a CDS encoding Dyp-type peroxidase domain-containing protein — protein sequence MTERGISRREFAKSAVAIGGTAALAACLDRGSGTVPEGTDDPSSLPERQHAWDTSLATDDAGNHRLSRHHVLLLLDYTGDGTPTDADREQAEAALRGLEQAYEWSNEGLLFTLGYSPAYFDRFEADVAGVDLPEPMALAPFEDPELDTPDALLHLASDDERVVIEAEEALKGNRDTANDHEISATFEGIFREAERRTGFVGAGLPAEKQDIDGVPDSEPVPEEAPLFMGFKSGFKENQASEDRVTVDSGPFAGGTTQHLSKIRLQLQQWYEQDSRDQRVSKMFCPAHAAEDKVEGVGENLGTDNGAGECPEDVVDSGRRDGVVGHAQKMSRVREDGTPTILRRDFSSTDGGEAGLHFLSLQRSIADFVATKQAMNGTDVANDSAVGQRVNNGILQYMTVARRGNYLLPPRDLRALPPADPA from the coding sequence ATGACTGAACGCGGGATTTCCCGACGCGAGTTCGCTAAAAGCGCCGTCGCCATCGGCGGCACCGCGGCGCTGGCCGCCTGCCTCGACCGCGGGTCGGGGACGGTGCCCGAAGGAACCGACGACCCCTCGTCGCTTCCGGAGCGCCAGCACGCGTGGGACACGTCACTGGCGACCGACGACGCGGGGAACCACCGACTGTCGCGCCACCACGTCCTCTTGTTACTGGATTACACCGGCGACGGGACGCCGACGGACGCCGACCGCGAGCAGGCCGAGGCAGCGCTTCGAGGTCTCGAACAGGCCTACGAGTGGAGTAACGAGGGGCTGCTGTTCACGCTCGGGTACAGTCCGGCCTACTTCGACCGCTTCGAGGCCGACGTCGCCGGCGTCGACCTGCCCGAGCCAATGGCGCTTGCCCCGTTTGAAGACCCCGAACTCGACACGCCCGACGCCCTGCTTCACCTCGCTAGTGACGACGAGCGCGTCGTCATCGAGGCCGAGGAAGCGCTCAAGGGCAATCGAGATACCGCAAACGACCACGAAATAAGTGCTACCTTCGAGGGCATCTTTCGCGAGGCGGAGCGACGGACGGGATTCGTCGGGGCCGGCCTGCCCGCTGAGAAGCAGGACATCGACGGGGTTCCGGACTCCGAACCGGTCCCAGAGGAAGCCCCGCTGTTCATGGGGTTCAAATCCGGGTTCAAGGAGAATCAGGCCTCCGAGGACCGCGTGACGGTCGATTCGGGGCCGTTCGCAGGCGGCACGACCCAGCACCTCTCGAAAATCCGACTGCAACTCCAGCAGTGGTACGAACAGGATTCCCGGGACCAGCGCGTCTCGAAGATGTTCTGTCCGGCCCACGCCGCCGAAGACAAGGTCGAAGGCGTCGGCGAGAACCTCGGCACTGACAACGGGGCTGGCGAGTGTCCCGAGGACGTGGTTGACAGCGGTAGACGGGACGGCGTCGTCGGCCACGCACAGAAGATGTCCCGCGTCAGAGAAGACGGGACGCCGACCATTCTCCGCCGGGACTTTAGTTCGACCGACGGCGGCGAAGCAGGGCTGCACTTCCTCTCGCTGCAGCGCTCTATTGCCGACTTCGTCGCGACGAAACAGGCGATGAACGGGACAGACGTCGCTAACGACTCCGCTGTCGGCCAGCGAGTGAACAACGGCATTCTCCAGTACATGACCGTCGCGCGACGCGGGAACTACCTGCTCCCGCCGCGGGACCTGCGGGCACTCCCGCCGGCCGACCCGGCCTGA
- a CDS encoding beta-CASP ribonuclease aCPSF1: MSTVDKQLEDVKATIDDEVPRRISVSDVTYEGPELVIYTRDPKEFAANSDLVRRLASKLRKRITVRPDPDVLAPPAEAEAAIRELIPEEAGVMDLSFHTDTGEVVVQAQKPGVVIGRRGATLREITQEVGWTPEVVRTPPIESSTVENVRNFLKQEREDRRDILERVGRQIHREPMSDDEYVRITTLGACREVGRSAFILSTPDTRILIDCGNKPGSNGEQPYLDIPEAFGAGTNGIDAVVLTHAHLDHSALVPLLFEYGYDGPIYCTEPTRDLMGLLTLDYLDTAADDGRTPPYDSEMVREAIKHTIPLEYGDVTDIAPDIKLTLHNAGHVLGSSVCHFHVGDGLYNVAFSGDIHYDDTRLFDGAVNDFPRVETLVLESTYGGRNDYQTDQEDSERKLKQIIQNAHDRDGKVLIPTFAVGRSQELMLVLEEAMRNGDIPEMPVHLDGMIWEATAVHTTYPEYLRDDLQDRIFDEDRNPFLADQFNHIDGDEERQDIADGDACIILSTSGMLTGGPVMSWLEQLGSDPDSTLTFVDYQAQGTLGNRIQRGIDEVPVGGSGRSETVPLEMTVETVDGFSGHADRQGLENFVKTMNPRPEKILCVHGDESATQDLSSSLYHDQNIRTFAPENLETFRFR; the protein is encoded by the coding sequence ATGAGCACTGTAGACAAGCAACTCGAAGACGTGAAGGCAACGATCGACGACGAAGTCCCGCGCCGTATTTCAGTCTCGGATGTCACCTACGAGGGACCGGAACTCGTGATATACACGCGGGACCCGAAGGAGTTCGCCGCGAACAGCGACCTCGTTCGCCGGCTCGCGTCGAAACTCCGTAAACGCATCACGGTCCGCCCGGACCCGGACGTACTGGCCCCGCCAGCCGAGGCCGAGGCGGCGATCCGGGAACTCATCCCAGAGGAAGCCGGCGTCATGGACCTGAGCTTCCACACCGACACCGGCGAAGTCGTCGTTCAGGCACAGAAGCCCGGCGTCGTCATTGGCCGGCGCGGCGCGACCCTGCGTGAGATCACACAGGAGGTCGGGTGGACACCCGAAGTCGTTCGGACGCCCCCCATCGAGTCCTCGACGGTCGAGAACGTCCGGAACTTCCTCAAACAGGAGCGCGAGGACCGACGGGATATCCTCGAACGCGTCGGCCGGCAGATCCACCGCGAGCCGATGTCCGACGACGAGTACGTCCGCATCACGACCCTAGGGGCCTGTCGGGAGGTCGGCCGCTCCGCGTTTATCCTCTCGACGCCGGACACGCGCATCCTCATCGACTGTGGCAACAAGCCCGGATCGAACGGCGAACAGCCGTATCTGGACATCCCGGAAGCGTTCGGGGCCGGGACCAACGGCATCGATGCCGTCGTGCTGACCCACGCACATCTGGACCACTCCGCGCTCGTTCCGCTACTCTTTGAGTACGGCTACGACGGCCCCATCTACTGTACGGAGCCGACGCGGGACCTGATGGGCCTGCTGACGCTCGATTATCTGGACACCGCCGCGGACGACGGCCGCACCCCGCCATACGACTCTGAGATGGTTCGAGAGGCGATCAAACACACCATCCCGCTTGAGTACGGCGACGTGACGGACATCGCGCCGGACATCAAGCTGACCCTGCACAACGCCGGCCACGTCCTCGGCTCGTCGGTGTGTCACTTCCACGTCGGCGACGGCCTGTACAACGTCGCCTTCTCCGGCGACATCCACTACGACGACACGCGCCTGTTCGACGGCGCGGTCAACGACTTCCCGCGAGTCGAGACGCTCGTGCTGGAGTCGACCTACGGCGGCCGCAACGACTACCAGACCGATCAGGAGGACTCGGAGCGAAAGCTCAAACAGATCATTCAGAACGCGCACGACCGCGACGGCAAGGTTCTCATTCCGACCTTCGCGGTCGGGCGGTCACAGGAACTCATGCTCGTCCTCGAAGAGGCGATGCGAAACGGCGATATCCCCGAGATGCCGGTCCACCTCGACGGGATGATATGGGAGGCGACAGCCGTCCACACGACCTACCCAGAGTACCTCCGTGATGACCTGCAGGACCGCATCTTCGACGAAGACCGGAACCCGTTCCTCGCCGACCAGTTCAATCACATCGACGGCGACGAGGAGCGACAGGACATCGCCGACGGCGATGCTTGTATCATCCTCTCCACTTCCGGAATGCTCACTGGCGGTCCGGTCATGTCTTGGCTCGAACAACTCGGCTCCGACCCGGATTCGACGCTCACTTTCGTCGACTATCAGGCGCAGGGGACGCTCGGCAATCGAATCCAGCGCGGCATCGACGAAGTTCCCGTCGGCGGCAGCGGGCGCAGCGAAACGGTTCCGCTTGAGATGACTGTCGAGACGGTCGACGGCTTCTCCGGCCACGCCGACCGGCAGGGGCTTGAGAACTTCGTGAAGACGATGAACCCCCGACCGGAGAAAATTCTCTGTGTCCACGGCGACGAATCCGCGACACAGGACCTCTCCTCGTCGCTGTACCACGACCAGAACATCCGGACCTTCGCGCCGGAGAACCTCGAAACGTTCCGCTTCCGCTGA